One window of the Fibrobacter sp. UWP2 genome contains the following:
- a CDS encoding DUF4007 family protein — protein sequence MGHLPFNPWITLALIQKKHCGIDEIQLKDLLLTPESIGKAFNLDSITLLEVLRNLEKLGEAKIIRTAGLDVVRIKHPKQQYIDCVQKYYESIANERA from the coding sequence TTGGGGCATCTTCCTTTTAACCCTTGGATTACTCTAGCTCTAATTCAGAAGAAACACTGTGGAATAGATGAAATTCAACTGAAAGACTTGCTGTTGACTCCCGAAAGCATTGGGAAGGCTTTTAATCTTGATTCTATAACATTGCTTGAAGTTTTACGAAATCTTGAAAAGCTGGGCGAAGCGAAGATTATTAGAACAGCAGGGTTGGATGTTGTAAGAATTAAGCATCCAAAGCAACAGTACATTGATTGCGTTCAAAAGTATTACGAATCCATTGCAAATGAAAGGGCTTAA